The following proteins are co-located in the Branchiostoma lanceolatum isolate klBraLanc5 chromosome 16, klBraLanc5.hap2, whole genome shotgun sequence genome:
- the LOC136421636 gene encoding uncharacterized protein isoform X2: MGSEKLYDMSYPEAARSKRVSDGLGTLIVAATAVIVSFVTMFVMVMQGAALSDLKSQLSHLKEVEAQVQELRQWREHLGMQASPQGPSAREQQDWGSGSGKSATFLYGAEVHHRAKRSVHNAGNFANKITLPATLGGCLAGNQGEPGRDGRDGLPGPAGPPGPAGPTGPRGYPGETGQAGETGPAGETGPAGETGPAGPTGPAGETGPAGETGPPGETGPAGQTGPTGQTGPTGETGPAGETGPAGETGPAGETGPPGQTGPAGPTGPAGETGPAGETGPPGETGPPGETGPAGETGPAGETGPAGQTGPAGQTGPPGPPGDCCRSTSTTNPPTTTSPSPSPTTSPDPCSPSVYRVLNETWRNVDHGVEGPPRCDDGFNGEWYRFMGPAGFHLLTRSPGRDDLCGTSAPVWMNGAHPTVADGEVSRQVCVHRHGYPCWSRRVTIQVKACPAGFYVYKLPRPPGYCYAYCGATDLDIRLVGGADSREGRVEVYQDGEWGTICDDAFGQEDADVVCRQLGFTGAERATTRASFGPGTGRIWLDDVGCSGSESRLRNCSHSGWGSHNCGHHEDAGVVCIADTRLVGGSGDHEGRVEIYHDGEWGTICDDRWGQADADVACRQLGYPGAERATSSASFGWGSGQIWLDELACSGSETRLQNCSHGGWGSHDCGHGEDAGVVCRTNDPCSPSVYRVLHERWRNVNQGTANNCDDGFNGEWYRFMGPAGTHLLARSPGRNGRCGAIAAAWMNGAHPTAADGEVARQVCVYRHGYPCWSRLTIQVKACRAGFYVYKLPRPRYCYYAHCGDGDIRLVGGSVDHEGRVEVFHHGEWGTICDTAWGQADADVACRQLGFPGAERATTQASFGNGTGRIWLDDVGCSGSESALQTCSHGGWGNHNCGHHEDAGVFCNINDIRLVGGAGSGEGRVEVFNDGEWGTICDRGWDQADADVVCRQLGFAGAQRATTEASFGPGTGRIWLNEVGCTGSESRLHNCSHDGWGNNHNCLHQEDAGVICIDIRLVGGAGSHEGRVEVIQDGEWGTICDRGWEQADADVVCRQLGFTGAERATTEASFGPGTGRIWLNEVGCSGSESRLQSCSHSRWGDNNCGHGEDAGVVCIDHCRPGGYRVLNETWRNVNQRSSGHNCDRGFNGEWYRFMGPAGTHMLAQSPGKSGLCGTYFPMWMNGAHPTAADGVVYRQVCRYSYGYPCYRETTIQVKACRAGFYVYKLHRARDCYSVYCGDIDPCDPQYGYRVLNETWRNVNQGGGTNCDRFNGEWYRFMGPAGTQLLARSPGSSSACGTRAPMWMDGTHPTAADGVVSRQVCAYNSWDSCSYPTTIQVKACPAGYYVYKLPRAPHCDYAYCGDT; this comes from the exons ATGGGCTCCGAAAAGTTGTACGACATGAGTTACCCCGAAGCTGCGCGGAGTAAACGGGTGTCTGACGGGCTGGGCACGCTGATCGTGGCTGCCACGGCCGTGATTGTGAGCTTTGTCACCATGTTCGTCATGGTGATGCAAGGGGCGGCACTCAGCGACTTAAAGTCTCAGCTGTCGCACCTGAAGGAAGTAGAAGCACAGGTGCAGGAGTTGCGACAGTGGAGAGAACACTTGGGCATGCAG GCAAGTCCTCAGGGCCCGAGCGCCCGTGAGCAGCAGGATTGGGGATCGGGGAGTGGCAAGAGCGCCACCTTCCTGTACGGAGCTGAAGTGCATCACCGTGCCAAGAGATCTGTGCACAACGCCGGAAATTTTGCGAACAAGATTACACTGCCAGCGACTCTAGGGG GATGTTTGGCTGGGAACCAAGGAGAGCCCGGAAGGGACGGCAGAGACGGCCTCCCCGGCCCAGCTGGTCCTCCTGGCCCCGCCGGGCCAACAGGACCGCGTGGCTATCCCGGTGAGACTGGACAAGCCGGAGAGACTGGACCAGCCGGAGAGACTGGACCAGCCGGTGAGACTGGACCCGCCGGTCCAACAGGACCAGCCGGTGAGACTGGACCAGCCGGTGAGACTGGACCACCCGGTGAGACTGGGCCAGCCGGTCAGACTGGACCAACCGGTCAGACTGGACCAACCGGTGAGACTGGACCAGCCGGTGAGACTGGGCCAGCCGGTGAGACTGGGCCAGCCGGTGAGACTGGACCACCCGGTCAGACTGGACCAGCCGGTCCAACAGGGCCAGCCGGTGAGACTGGACCAGCCGGTGAGACTGGGCCACCCGGTGAGACTGGTCCACCCGGTGAGACTGGACCAGCCGGTGAGACTGGACCAGCCGGTGAGACTGGACCAGCCGGTCAGACTGGACCAGCCGGTCAGACTGGACCACCCGGGCCTCCCGGCGAT TGCTGCCGTTCAACTTCAACAACGAACCCGCCTACTACAACAAGCCCCAGTCCATCACCGACCACTAGCCCTG ACCCCTGCAGTCCAAGTGTGTACCGTGTGCTGAATGAGACATGGAGGAACGTCGACCACGGCGTGGAGGGCCCCCCTCGCTGTGATGATGGCTTCAACGGCGAGTGGTACCGCTTCATGGGTCCGGCCGGATTCCACCTGCTGACACGCAGCCCGGGGAGGGACGACCTCTGTGGAACTTCTGCTCCGGTGTGGATGAACGGAGCACACCCGACAGTTGCCGACGGCGAGGTGTCCCGTCAGGTGTGCGTCCACAGGCACGGTTACCCCTGCTGGTCGAGAAGAGTCACCATCCAGGTGAAGGCGTGCCCTGCCGGGTTCTACGTCTACAAGCTGCCCAGACCTCCTGGTTACTGCTATGCCTATTGTGGGGCCACGG ATCTCGACATCCGACTGGTTGGTGGAGCCGACAGCCGCGAGGGACGAGTGGAAGTTTACCAAGACGGAGAATGGGGGACGATCTGCGACGATGCATTTGGACAGGAAGACGCCGACGTGGTGTGTCGTCAGCTTGGGTTTACTGGTGCTGAACGGGCAACGACTCGGGCGTCTTTCGGTCCGGGGACGGGGCGGATCTGGCTGGACGATGTAGGCTGTAGTGGAAGCGAGTCACGTCTGCGGAACTGCAGCCACAGCGGATGGGGCAGTCATAACTGCGGACATCATGAAGATGCTGGAGTCGTCTGTATTGCAG ACACCCGGCTGGTTGGTGGATCTGGTGACCACGAGGGAAGGGTAGAGATTTACCACGACGGAGAATGGGGGACGATCTGCGACGATCGGTGGGGACAGGCAGACGCTGACGTGGCGTGCCGTCAGCTGGGATACCCTGGGGCTGAGCGGGCAACATCTAGCGCCTCCTTTGGGTGGGGCTCCGGGCAGATCTGGCTGGATGAGCTAGCCTGCAGCGGGAGCGAGACGCGTCTGCAAAACTGCAGCCATGGCGGATGGGGCAGCCATGACTGCGGACATGGGGAGGATGCCGGAGTCGTCTGTAGAACTAACG ACCCCTGCAGTCCAAGTGTGTACCGTGTGCTGCATGAGAGATGGAGGAACGTCAACCAAGGTACTGCCAATAATTGTGACGATGGCTTCAACGGCGAGTGGTACCGCTTCATGGGTCCGGCCGGAACCCACCTGCTGGCGCGCAGCCCCGGGAGGAACGGCCGCTGTGGAGCTATTGCTGCGGCGTGGATGAACGGAGCCCACCCGACAGCTGCGGACGGAGAGGTGGCCCGTCAGGTGTGCGTTTACAGGCACGGTTACCCCTGCTGGTCGAGATTAACCATCCAGGTGAAGGCGTGCCGTGCCGGGTTCTACGTCTACAAGCTGCCCAGGCCTCGCTATTGCTACTATGCCCATTGTGGGGACGGAG ATATCCGACTGGTCGGTGGATCAGTTGACCATGAGGGACGGGTGGAAGTGTTCCACCACGGAGAATGGGGGACGATCTGTGACACTGCATGGGGACAGGCAGACGCCGACGTGGCGTGCCGCCAGCTGGGATTCCCTGGGGCTGAGCGGGCAACAACTCAGGCGTCTTTCGGCAACGGAACCGGACGGATCTGGCTGGATGATGTAGGCTGTAGCGGAAGTGAGTCAGCTCTACAAACCTGCAGCCATGGCGGATGGGGTAATCATAACTGCGGACACCATGAGGATGCTGGAGTTTTTTGTAATATTAACG ACATCCGACTGGTAGGTGGAGCCGGCAGCGGCGAGGGACGGGTGGAAGTTTTCAACGACGGAGAATGGGGGACGATCTGTGACCGCGGCTGGGATCAGGCAGACGCCGACGTGGTGTGCCGTCAGCTCGGGTTCGCTGGTGCTCAGCGGGCAACAACTGAAGCCTCCTTCGGTCCGGGGACCGGGCGGATCTGGCTGAATGAAGTAGGCTGTACTGGAAGTGAATCACGTCTGCATAACTGTAGCCACGACGGATGGGGTAACAATCATAACTGCTTACATCAAGAGGATGCCGGCGTTATCTGCATCG ATATCCGACTGGTAGGTGGAGCCGGCAGCCACGAGGGACGGGTTGAAGTTATCCAGGACGGAGAATGGGGGACGATCTGTGACCGCGGCTGGGAACAGGCAGACGCCGACGTGGTGTGCCGTCAGCTCGGGTTTACTGGTGCTGAGCGGGCAACAACTGAAGCCTCCTTCGGTCCGGGGACCGGGCGGATCTGGCTGAATGAAGTAGGCTGTAGCGGAAGTGAGTCACGTCTGCAAAGCTGCAGCCACAGCAGATGGGGTGATAATAACTGTGGACATGGGGAGGATGCCGGCGTTGTCTGCATCG ACCACTGCAGGCCGGGTGGGTACCGTGTGCTGAATGAAACATGGAGGAACGTCAACCAACGTAGTAGTGGCCATAattgtgacaggggcttcaacGGCGAGTGGTACCGCTTCATGGGTCCGGCCGGTACCCACATGTTGGCACAAAGCCCCGGGAAGAGCGGCCTCTGTGGTACCTACTTCCCGATGTGGATGAACGGAGCACATCCGACAGCTGCGGACGGCGTGGTGTACCGTCAGGTGTGCCGTTATAGCTACGGCTACCCCTGCTATCGGGAAACAACAATCCAAGTGAAGGCGTGCCGTGCCGGGTTCTACGTCTACAAGCTGCATAGAGCTCGTGACTGCTACTCTGTCTATTGTGGGGACATAG ATCCCTGCGATCCGCAATACGGGTACCGTGTGCTGAATGAAACATGGAGGAACGTCAACCAAGGTGGTGGCACTAATTGTGACCGCTTTAATGGCGAGTGGTACCGCTTCATGGGTCCGGCCGGAACCCAGCTGCTGGCGCGCAGCCCCGGGAGCTCCAGCGCCTGTGGCACACGCGCCCCGATGTGGATGGATGGAACACATCCGACAGCTGCCGACGGCGTGGTGTCCCGCCAGGTGTGCGCTTACAACAGCTGGGACTCCTGCAGCTACCCAACAACCATCCAGGTGAAGGCGTGCCCTGCCGGGTACTACGTCTACAAGCTGCCCAGGGCTCCTCATTGCGACTATGCCTATTGTGGGGACACTTGA
- the LOC136421636 gene encoding scavenger receptor cysteine-rich type 1 protein M130-like isoform X1: protein MGSEKLYDMSYPEAARSKRVSDGLGTLIVAATAVIVSFVTMFVMVMQGAALSDLKSQLSHLKEVEAQVQELRQWREHLGMQASPQGPSAREQQDWGSGSGKSATFLYGAEVHHRAKRSVHNAGNFANKITLPATLGGCLAGNQGEPGRDGRDGLPGPAGPPGPAGPTGPRGYPGETGQAGETGPAGETGPAGETGPAGPTGPAGETGPAGETGPPGETGPAGQTGPTGQTGPTGETGPAGETGPAGETGPAGETGPPGQTGPAGPTGPAGETGPAGETGPPGETGPPGETGPAGETGPAGETGPAGQTGPAGQTGPPGPPGDCCRSTSTTNPPTTTSPSPSPTTSPDPCSPSVYRVLNETWRNVDHGVEGPPRCDDGFNGEWYRFMGPAGFHLLTRSPGRDDLCGTSAPVWMNGAHPTVADGEVSRQVCVHRHGYPCWSRRVTIQVKACPAGFYVYKLPRPPGYCYAYCGATDLDIRLVGGADSREGRVEVYQDGEWGTICDDAFGQEDADVVCRQLGFTGAERATTRASFGPGTGRIWLDDVGCSGSESRLRNCSHSGWGSHNCGHHEDAGVVCIADTRLVGGSGDHEGRVEIYHDGEWGTICDDRWGQADADVACRQLGYPGAERATSSASFGWGSGQIWLDELACSGSETRLQNCSHGGWGSHDCGHGEDAGVVCRTNAPSQTTSQTTMSTTSRQTTEGPIADDPCSPSVYRVLHERWRNVNQGTANNCDDGFNGEWYRFMGPAGTHLLARSPGRNGRCGAIAAAWMNGAHPTAADGEVARQVCVYRHGYPCWSRLTIQVKACRAGFYVYKLPRPRYCYYAHCGDGDIRLVGGSVDHEGRVEVFHHGEWGTICDTAWGQADADVACRQLGFPGAERATTQASFGNGTGRIWLDDVGCSGSESALQTCSHGGWGNHNCGHHEDAGVFCNINDIRLVGGAGSGEGRVEVFNDGEWGTICDRGWDQADADVVCRQLGFAGAQRATTEASFGPGTGRIWLNEVGCTGSESRLHNCSHDGWGNNHNCLHQEDAGVICIDIRLVGGAGSHEGRVEVIQDGEWGTICDRGWEQADADVVCRQLGFTGAERATTEASFGPGTGRIWLNEVGCSGSESRLQSCSHSRWGDNNCGHGEDAGVVCIDHCRPGGYRVLNETWRNVNQRSSGHNCDRGFNGEWYRFMGPAGTHMLAQSPGKSGLCGTYFPMWMNGAHPTAADGVVYRQVCRYSYGYPCYRETTIQVKACRAGFYVYKLHRARDCYSVYCGDIDPCDPQYGYRVLNETWRNVNQGGGTNCDRFNGEWYRFMGPAGTQLLARSPGSSSACGTRAPMWMDGTHPTAADGVVSRQVCAYNSWDSCSYPTTIQVKACPAGYYVYKLPRAPHCDYAYCGDT, encoded by the exons ATGGGCTCCGAAAAGTTGTACGACATGAGTTACCCCGAAGCTGCGCGGAGTAAACGGGTGTCTGACGGGCTGGGCACGCTGATCGTGGCTGCCACGGCCGTGATTGTGAGCTTTGTCACCATGTTCGTCATGGTGATGCAAGGGGCGGCACTCAGCGACTTAAAGTCTCAGCTGTCGCACCTGAAGGAAGTAGAAGCACAGGTGCAGGAGTTGCGACAGTGGAGAGAACACTTGGGCATGCAG GCAAGTCCTCAGGGCCCGAGCGCCCGTGAGCAGCAGGATTGGGGATCGGGGAGTGGCAAGAGCGCCACCTTCCTGTACGGAGCTGAAGTGCATCACCGTGCCAAGAGATCTGTGCACAACGCCGGAAATTTTGCGAACAAGATTACACTGCCAGCGACTCTAGGGG GATGTTTGGCTGGGAACCAAGGAGAGCCCGGAAGGGACGGCAGAGACGGCCTCCCCGGCCCAGCTGGTCCTCCTGGCCCCGCCGGGCCAACAGGACCGCGTGGCTATCCCGGTGAGACTGGACAAGCCGGAGAGACTGGACCAGCCGGAGAGACTGGACCAGCCGGTGAGACTGGACCCGCCGGTCCAACAGGACCAGCCGGTGAGACTGGACCAGCCGGTGAGACTGGACCACCCGGTGAGACTGGGCCAGCCGGTCAGACTGGACCAACCGGTCAGACTGGACCAACCGGTGAGACTGGACCAGCCGGTGAGACTGGGCCAGCCGGTGAGACTGGGCCAGCCGGTGAGACTGGACCACCCGGTCAGACTGGACCAGCCGGTCCAACAGGGCCAGCCGGTGAGACTGGACCAGCCGGTGAGACTGGGCCACCCGGTGAGACTGGTCCACCCGGTGAGACTGGACCAGCCGGTGAGACTGGACCAGCCGGTGAGACTGGACCAGCCGGTCAGACTGGACCAGCCGGTCAGACTGGACCACCCGGGCCTCCCGGCGAT TGCTGCCGTTCAACTTCAACAACGAACCCGCCTACTACAACAAGCCCCAGTCCATCACCGACCACTAGCCCTG ACCCCTGCAGTCCAAGTGTGTACCGTGTGCTGAATGAGACATGGAGGAACGTCGACCACGGCGTGGAGGGCCCCCCTCGCTGTGATGATGGCTTCAACGGCGAGTGGTACCGCTTCATGGGTCCGGCCGGATTCCACCTGCTGACACGCAGCCCGGGGAGGGACGACCTCTGTGGAACTTCTGCTCCGGTGTGGATGAACGGAGCACACCCGACAGTTGCCGACGGCGAGGTGTCCCGTCAGGTGTGCGTCCACAGGCACGGTTACCCCTGCTGGTCGAGAAGAGTCACCATCCAGGTGAAGGCGTGCCCTGCCGGGTTCTACGTCTACAAGCTGCCCAGACCTCCTGGTTACTGCTATGCCTATTGTGGGGCCACGG ATCTCGACATCCGACTGGTTGGTGGAGCCGACAGCCGCGAGGGACGAGTGGAAGTTTACCAAGACGGAGAATGGGGGACGATCTGCGACGATGCATTTGGACAGGAAGACGCCGACGTGGTGTGTCGTCAGCTTGGGTTTACTGGTGCTGAACGGGCAACGACTCGGGCGTCTTTCGGTCCGGGGACGGGGCGGATCTGGCTGGACGATGTAGGCTGTAGTGGAAGCGAGTCACGTCTGCGGAACTGCAGCCACAGCGGATGGGGCAGTCATAACTGCGGACATCATGAAGATGCTGGAGTCGTCTGTATTGCAG ACACCCGGCTGGTTGGTGGATCTGGTGACCACGAGGGAAGGGTAGAGATTTACCACGACGGAGAATGGGGGACGATCTGCGACGATCGGTGGGGACAGGCAGACGCTGACGTGGCGTGCCGTCAGCTGGGATACCCTGGGGCTGAGCGGGCAACATCTAGCGCCTCCTTTGGGTGGGGCTCCGGGCAGATCTGGCTGGATGAGCTAGCCTGCAGCGGGAGCGAGACGCGTCTGCAAAACTGCAGCCATGGCGGATGGGGCAGCCATGACTGCGGACATGGGGAGGATGCCGGAGTCGTCTGTAGAACTAACG CTCCATCGCAAACAACGTCCCAGACAACGATGTCGACAACCTCGCGCCAGACAACCGAGGGTCCGATAGCTGATG ACCCCTGCAGTCCAAGTGTGTACCGTGTGCTGCATGAGAGATGGAGGAACGTCAACCAAGGTACTGCCAATAATTGTGACGATGGCTTCAACGGCGAGTGGTACCGCTTCATGGGTCCGGCCGGAACCCACCTGCTGGCGCGCAGCCCCGGGAGGAACGGCCGCTGTGGAGCTATTGCTGCGGCGTGGATGAACGGAGCCCACCCGACAGCTGCGGACGGAGAGGTGGCCCGTCAGGTGTGCGTTTACAGGCACGGTTACCCCTGCTGGTCGAGATTAACCATCCAGGTGAAGGCGTGCCGTGCCGGGTTCTACGTCTACAAGCTGCCCAGGCCTCGCTATTGCTACTATGCCCATTGTGGGGACGGAG ATATCCGACTGGTCGGTGGATCAGTTGACCATGAGGGACGGGTGGAAGTGTTCCACCACGGAGAATGGGGGACGATCTGTGACACTGCATGGGGACAGGCAGACGCCGACGTGGCGTGCCGCCAGCTGGGATTCCCTGGGGCTGAGCGGGCAACAACTCAGGCGTCTTTCGGCAACGGAACCGGACGGATCTGGCTGGATGATGTAGGCTGTAGCGGAAGTGAGTCAGCTCTACAAACCTGCAGCCATGGCGGATGGGGTAATCATAACTGCGGACACCATGAGGATGCTGGAGTTTTTTGTAATATTAACG ACATCCGACTGGTAGGTGGAGCCGGCAGCGGCGAGGGACGGGTGGAAGTTTTCAACGACGGAGAATGGGGGACGATCTGTGACCGCGGCTGGGATCAGGCAGACGCCGACGTGGTGTGCCGTCAGCTCGGGTTCGCTGGTGCTCAGCGGGCAACAACTGAAGCCTCCTTCGGTCCGGGGACCGGGCGGATCTGGCTGAATGAAGTAGGCTGTACTGGAAGTGAATCACGTCTGCATAACTGTAGCCACGACGGATGGGGTAACAATCATAACTGCTTACATCAAGAGGATGCCGGCGTTATCTGCATCG ATATCCGACTGGTAGGTGGAGCCGGCAGCCACGAGGGACGGGTTGAAGTTATCCAGGACGGAGAATGGGGGACGATCTGTGACCGCGGCTGGGAACAGGCAGACGCCGACGTGGTGTGCCGTCAGCTCGGGTTTACTGGTGCTGAGCGGGCAACAACTGAAGCCTCCTTCGGTCCGGGGACCGGGCGGATCTGGCTGAATGAAGTAGGCTGTAGCGGAAGTGAGTCACGTCTGCAAAGCTGCAGCCACAGCAGATGGGGTGATAATAACTGTGGACATGGGGAGGATGCCGGCGTTGTCTGCATCG ACCACTGCAGGCCGGGTGGGTACCGTGTGCTGAATGAAACATGGAGGAACGTCAACCAACGTAGTAGTGGCCATAattgtgacaggggcttcaacGGCGAGTGGTACCGCTTCATGGGTCCGGCCGGTACCCACATGTTGGCACAAAGCCCCGGGAAGAGCGGCCTCTGTGGTACCTACTTCCCGATGTGGATGAACGGAGCACATCCGACAGCTGCGGACGGCGTGGTGTACCGTCAGGTGTGCCGTTATAGCTACGGCTACCCCTGCTATCGGGAAACAACAATCCAAGTGAAGGCGTGCCGTGCCGGGTTCTACGTCTACAAGCTGCATAGAGCTCGTGACTGCTACTCTGTCTATTGTGGGGACATAG ATCCCTGCGATCCGCAATACGGGTACCGTGTGCTGAATGAAACATGGAGGAACGTCAACCAAGGTGGTGGCACTAATTGTGACCGCTTTAATGGCGAGTGGTACCGCTTCATGGGTCCGGCCGGAACCCAGCTGCTGGCGCGCAGCCCCGGGAGCTCCAGCGCCTGTGGCACACGCGCCCCGATGTGGATGGATGGAACACATCCGACAGCTGCCGACGGCGTGGTGTCCCGCCAGGTGTGCGCTTACAACAGCTGGGACTCCTGCAGCTACCCAACAACCATCCAGGTGAAGGCGTGCCCTGCCGGGTACTACGTCTACAAGCTGCCCAGGGCTCCTCATTGCGACTATGCCTATTGTGGGGACACTTGA
- the LOC136421637 gene encoding uncharacterized protein yields MGSEKFETGRDRLGIIAALMVAAVAVSVSFLTMFVMVKQGVELSEVKSQLSHMKGMESQMQEMRQWREHLDMQVSPQGPNNRQQQNGAGSGKSATFLYGAEVHHRAKRSVPNAGNFANKITLPTTLGGCLAGNQGEPGRDGRDGLTGPAGHPGPAGPTGPRGYSGAAGSPGQTGPPGQTGPPGQTGPPGQTGPPGPAGDCCCSTSTSNPPTTASPQPTTSPASSNPVPTEQTTLQTTWSTTLAQTTTEQMNPDDPCSQGVYRVLNEAWRNVNHGQNNPVRCDNGFRGEWYRFMGPAGSLMPTCAAPHDNSRLWHTRSNVDERSTPKSCRRRSVPPGVRLLAR; encoded by the exons ATGGGCTCAGAGAAGTTCGAGACTGGGCGGGATCGGCTGGGAATAATCGCAGCCCTGATGGTCGCCGCAGTGGCCGTATCTGTCAGTTTTCTCACCATGTTTGTCATGGTGAAGCAGGGGGTGGAACTCAGCGAAGTCAAGTCTCAGCTGTCGCACATGAAGGGGATGGAATCTCAGATGCAGGAGATGCGACAGTGGAGAGAACACCTGGACATGCAG GTCAGTCCTCAGGGCCCGAACAACCGTCAGCAGCAGAATGGAGCGGGGAGTGGCAAGAGCGCCACCTTCCTGTACGGAGCTGAAGTGCATCACCGAGCAAAGAGATCTGTGCCCAACGCCGGAAATTTTGCGAACAAGATTACACTGCCGACGACTCTAGGGG GATGTTTGGCTGGAAACCAAGGAGAACCCGGAAGGGACGGAAGAGATGGCCTCACCGGCCCAGCTGGTCATCCTGGCCCCGCCGGGCCAACAGGACCGCGTGGATACTCCGGGGCCGCTGGCTCCCCCGGTCAGACTGGACCACCTGGTCAGACTGGACCACCTGGTCAGACTGGACCACCCGGTCAGACTGGACCACCTGGACCCGCCGGCGAT TGCTGCTGTTCAACATCAACATCCAACCCGCCTACTACAGCAAGTCCGCAACCGACCACTAGCCCTG CATCTTCCAACCCGGTTCCAACCGAGCAAACAACGTTACAGACAACTTGGTCAACAACATTGGCTCAGACAACCACAGAGCAGATGAATCCTGATG ACCCCTGCAGCCAGGGTGTGTACCGTGTGCTGAATGAAGCATGGAGGAACGTCAACCACGGCCAGAACAACCCAGTTCGCTGTGACAACGGCTTCAGGGGCGAGTGGTACCGCTTCATGGGTCCGGCCGGGTCCCTCATGCCGACATGTGCAGCGCCCCACGACAACTCACGTCTGTGGCACACACGCTCCAATGTGGATGAACGGAGCACACCCAAAAGTTGCCGACGGAGAAGTGTCCCGCCAGGTGTGCGCTTACTGGCAAGGTAA